From a single Hypanus sabinus isolate sHypSab1 chromosome 7, sHypSab1.hap1, whole genome shotgun sequence genomic region:
- the uevld gene encoding ubiquitin-conjugating enzyme E2 variant 3: MEFNEETLKSQLGKYKFRDLTIKELKHMHQKFPDLKSSLDTYTFTDGSQKDLLNIIGTIPIRYQGSSYNIPIRIWILDSYPFGPPLCFLRPTSKMVIRVGKHVDMQGRIYLPYLQHWSHPKTNIIGLLNEMIAKFEEVTPLYMKSSAEGLSLTEVNTIISSISSDLSDVSPQPKMQAADWHSSKVTVLGGGDLGMACTMSILAKHIVEKLVFIPTTESTVKSGTLDMEIFHLPKVEISKDYSNSAGSDIVIITANTWGGEDSYLEALQSNVDLFRSIIPNIVQHSPNCILIIASQPVDVMTYVSWRLSGFSSHRVIGTGCNLDTRRFQFILGKSLKMPPAGMEAWIIGEHGDNEVSVWKGSERDDGQHISPAVLTDHDKYKQLENRAFKGSKDKSNRSWSVGLSVADLSETILRNQERSHSISTLVKGWYGISGEVFLSLPCTLTRAGVVNVTAPDLLEEDQEKLQNSAATLQNFLQQLKI, from the exons ATGGAGTTTAATGAAGAGACACTGAAGAGCCAGTTAGGCAAG TATAAATTCCGGGATCTGACTATCAAGGAACTGAAACATATGCACCAAAAATTCCCTGATCTTAAATCATCACTGGACACATACA CTTTCACTGATGGATCCCAGAAAGATTTGTTGAACATAATTGGAACCATCCCTATCCGATATCAAG GATCTTCCTACAATATTCCCATTCGAATATGGATTCTTGACTCTTATCCATTTGGTCCGCCTTTGTGTTTCCTGAGACCAACATCAAAGATGGTTATACGTGTGGGAAAGCACGTGGACATGCAAGGACGTATCTATTTACCATACCTGCAGCACTGGAGTCAC CCCAAGACGAATATCATTGGTTTGCTTAATGAAATGATCGCTAAGTTTGAGGAAGTAACGCCGTTGTACATGAAGTCCTCTGCTGAAGGACTGTCTTTGACAGAAGTCAACACCATTAtttccagtatttcttcag ATCTTTCTGATGTCAGCCCTCAGCCAAAAATGCAAGCTGCTGACTGGCACTCCAGCAAAGTTACAGTACTTGGAGGTGGTGATTTGGGAATGGCGTGCACCATGAGCATTCTAGCAAAG cATATTGTGGAAAAATTAGTATTTATTCCTACCACAGAAAGCACAGTGAAGAGTGGAACATTGGACATGGAAATCTTTCATCTGCCTAAAGTTGAAATCAGCAAAG ATTACTCAAATTCAGCAGGCTCTGACATAGTGATAATCACTGCTAACACCTGGGGTGGTGAGGACTCGTACCTGGAAGCATTGCAAAGCAACGTGGATTTGTTCAGGAGTATAATTCCAAACATTGTACAACACAGTCCCAACTGTATTCTCATTATTGCCTCCCAGCCAG TTGATGTGATGACGTATGTGAGCTGGAGGCTGAGTGGGTTTTCTTCGCACCGCGTGATCGGGACTGGCTGTAACCTGGATACTCGACGGTTCCAGTTCATCCTGGGCAAATCTTTGAAAATGCCACCAGCTGGAATGGAGGCCTGGATTATCGGAGAGCACGGGGACAATGAAG tGTCCGTGTGGAAGGGCTCGGAAAGGGATGATGGGCAGCATATCAGTCCAGCTGTACTTACAGACCATGACAAATACAAGCAGCTGGAAAACAG GGCTTTTAAGGGATCAAAAGATAAAAGTAACAGATCCTGGTCTGTTGGATTGTCAGTGGCTGATTTAAGTGAGACTATCTTGAGAAATCAGGAGCGTTCACATTCCATCTCCACGCTGGTGAAG GGCTGGTATGGAATCAGTGGGGAAGTATTTCTCAGCCTGCCATGTACACTAACCAGGGCTGGAGTGGTCAATGTAACTGCACCAGATCTATTGGAGGAAGATCAAGAGAAGTTACAGAACAGTGCGGCAACCCTCCAAAACTTTCTTCAACAACTAAAGATTTGA